One Chrysiogenia bacterium genomic region harbors:
- a CDS encoding MerR family DNA-binding transcriptional regulator, translating to MSADKKEHFGISDLSKEFGITARTLRHYEDEGLLKPERRGSQRLYTAGDRVRLILILRGRAVGFSIPEIKEIITLYNQPTGVQAQRKLLLEKVETRRKLLLEKMSDLKHMLGELDALEKRVKNDAPSRKGTNRKRAPKRR from the coding sequence GTGAGCGCTGACAAAAAGGAACACTTCGGGATCTCGGACCTCAGCAAGGAGTTCGGCATCACTGCGCGCACCCTGCGCCACTACGAGGACGAGGGACTGCTCAAGCCCGAGCGCCGCGGCAGCCAGCGCCTCTACACGGCGGGCGACCGGGTGCGCCTCATTCTCATCCTTCGCGGCCGCGCGGTGGGTTTCTCCATTCCGGAGATCAAGGAAATCATCACGCTCTACAACCAGCCCACCGGCGTGCAGGCCCAGCGCAAACTGCTCCTTGAAAAAGTCGAGACCCGGCGCAAGCTGCTGCTGGAGAAGATGAGCGACCTCAAGCACATGCTCGGCGAACTTGACGCCCTGGAAAAGCGCGTGAAAAACGACGCCCCGTCGCGGAAGGGCACGAACAGGAAAAGGGCTCCGAAACGCCGCTGA